TTGTCAATGGTTGGAAACCAGCAGGAGTTGCTTTCGGTTTCGCCTTGTGTCCATACCTGCCGTGGCTTATCAGGATCTTTTCCATCCGGATTGATGAAATACAATCCCTTTGCTTCATTGATAGCTGCTGACCCTTTTAATTTCAGATCATTTGGCTTTGAAGTGTAATCAATGAAAACAGTGTACTGTTCGCCGGCAATGTATGTTTTGTCGAGCTGAATGTTAATGGTAGAAGAATCATAAGAATATTTCAGCGCTACGTTGCCGGACTTCCGCGACAACTCCACCTTGTGAATATCAAACCCTTTCGCATCCAGCCGCAGCGAATCTGTTGGATAGAAATGAGGCGCAAGTGTAATCCAAGCTTTGCCGTAGAGATAGGTTTTACTCCAGTCAAAACTAACCTCCAGCTTAGTGTGCACAAGATCGTTGATGATGGTATAAGATGCACGGTAAATCCGCGGTGTTACCACAATGGCATCATCTCCGAATTCATACGACAAAGAATCGGATGACGGTAGTGCATATGGATCATCCATGGCTGTTGACTCCATTTCCAATTGTCCGGAACCAGCAAGCTTGTGCTTCATAGAACAGCTCACCGATAATACAGCAAACAGACAACAACATATAAAAAGCTTTCTCATCTTGAAAAATTTTTGGATGGCAGGCTGCCACTTCCTGTTCAAACAAAAATATAATTAAACCATGACAGCGAATATTTTTCCGTTTGAACCATTGTCGAATGGTTTATTATTTAAGCCGGACTCAATTTGTAAAGTACTTTTTGTTGTCCGGTTAATTCATCATTCGCAATTATCAATTTTATCATTTGCTTTGTGAAAGCAAACAGCGTAAATAAATTAATCATGTTCAAAGTAACAGTTAATACTGATCAGGAACGGGAAATAGAGTTATCCGGAAACGACTTCACCATCAATGGCCGGCAAGGCACGTGGGATAAGATTTCCATCGGTAACCACCGGTTTCACATTGTAAAGGATAATCGTTCTTACACCTGCGAAGTATTGCAGTTTGTGAAAGAAAAAAAAACGTTTTCCATACGGGTAAATGGTACCGTTTACCAGGTGCAGGTGAAAGACCGGTTTGATGCTTTGTTAAAGCAATTGGGAATGGAAGAAGCTGCCGTGCACAAAATAAATGCGATCAAAGCTCCCATGCCGGGATTGGTGCTGAAAGTGATCGTGACGGAAGGACAAGAGATTAATGCCGGCGATTCTGTGCTGATACTGGAAGCCATGAAAATGGAAAACGTTATCAAGTCTCCGGGCACCGGAATCGTGAAAAACATTAAGGTAAAAGCAAAGGATGCCGTGGAGAAAAACCAGGTGCTCATTGAGTTGAAGTAAGTGAATGATTAATTGAAAGAATGTGACGAAGAAGTTGATGTGCACATCAAACTTTTATTAGCTGCTGTTTTCAAAGAAAAAATTGTCTGCAAAGGTGGCATCTGCAAAGAATTAATATTCTGCTGAGCACCGGTTATGTGTCAGGATTTATAGCATAGTTAGCGGATAATGCATCAAAGACGAGAATGATTTTAGAAATAATAATATAATGAAAGCAGTAGTTTGTAATAAATATGGTCCACCTGAGGTGGCTCATTTAATGGAGGTTGACAAACCATTGCCCAAAGACCATGAAGTATTAGTTAAAGTATATGCTTCTACGGTTAATAGAACAGACGCCGGTTTTCGCAGTGCGGAGTATTTTATTTCCCGGTTTTGGACCGGACTTATCAAGCCCAACCATCCTATTCTGGGTTGCGAATTTTCAGGTATCATTGAAGAAACCGGGAAAAGTGTTACCACCTTCAAAAGAGGTGACAAAGTTTTTGGATTCAATGACAAAACTTGCGGAGGTCATGGAGAATATCTTACCATTGCTGAAACGGATGCCTTTACATTAATACCAGATAATCTAAATTTTGAGGAAGCCGCGGCAATAACAGAAGGTGCTCATTATGCACTATGTGATCTAAGAGCAGCCAAAGTAACAAGCGGACAAAACGTAATGGTGTATGGGGCGACAGGGGCAATTGGATCTGCTGCTGTTCAATTATTAAAAGTTCTTGGAGCACATGTTACCGCCATTTGCAATACAAAGAATATTGAATTGATAAAGTCTCTCGGTGCAGATATCATAATTGATTATCAAACAGAAGACTTTTCAAAAACAGAAAAGCGATTCGATTTTATTTTTGACGCCGTAGGTAAAAGTTCATTCGGAAAATGCAAGTCATTACTCAAAAAGAAAGGAATATATATTTCGACCGAATTCGGCAAGAACGCAGAGAATGTTTTTTTGGCACTGACGACACCTGTTTGGGGTCGGAAAAAAGTATTATTTCCTCTACCCACCATTAATAAGGAGGATGTGATTTATCTGAAAGAATTAGTTGAAAAAAGAATGTTTAGACCCGTTATTGACCGGCAGTATAAATTGGAAGAAATTGTGGAGGCCTACAAATATGTTGAGTCAGGGCAAAAAACGGGCAACGTTATTATTAAAATACAAAATGAATAAAACATCCTCCACTGACAGCACCCATCCAAAAACTGAGGTTTTGGTTTCCACAGGAAGTTTTGTGTGAAATGGAAGATTAGTTTTTCAAATCAGGTTTTGTGATAAAATTCCTTCCACTCAGCTTTCAACCTGTTAAGATGCAGTTTCTTTAACAAAATTCAGGTTGGCCAAAAGCTGAATAACCGGTGCGCTGACTTAATCACGTTTTGTTAGTCCGCTTCTGTATAGGGAAATAATAAAATTCATTTCCGCCGTCGGTGCTGTCCCCCATTAGTGGACTTGTAAGCACCTGTTCTCCAGTCTACTTTTGTGCAGATAATTGAACACCAAAAACTATTGATATGAAAACTCAATTCTGCTTTTTTCTTTTGCTGATCAGCTTGATACTGTATCTGCCAGCTGCAGCACAAGGAAACAAAACTGCGATTACCAATGAAGTAATTGCAAAAATACAATCCACCATTCATGATGATGAAGTAACCATCGAATGGGATACCGAGCGGGAAAAAAACATTCACTGCTTCATCCTGGAGCGTTCATTTGACGGCGATGATTTCATGATGATTGCCATGGTTCCTGCTAAAAACAGATACACTGTAGGTTCACATTATCAGGTGACTGATTCGGAAACGCTGTTACAACCGGGCATGGTTGTCTATTACCGGCTGAAGACTGTTGATATGAATGGCGTGCATCGTATCACCGTGATGGTGGTGGAGAAGAATGACGACGGACTTATCAGTTGCCGTTGACATTGAATAAGCAATCTGAAAATCCGGCACTATATAAATGTGACGGATTTTGTTTTTATAGGCGGGCCAAATGATTTTCGGAGGTCACCTTTCATCCGCCAATTGTCCCTGTACCTCCATTTAATATACCGTTAGAGAAATGTTACTTTACACTGCATAAAAAAGCTGTATTTCCGCAATTCATTCTGCAAATAATGAAAGCATTGTTTAAATAACCGTGTCATTTTGTTTTGCTAAAAGTTAACTCCATCAATTCTCAGCATGAGCGCTTCTCTGATTGAAAAATTTTACGGCTCGTTCAATGATAAAGACTTCAGGACTATGCAATCCTGTTATCATGAAGAAATTATTTTTTCCGATGCTGTGTTTCAGAGCTTAGCAGGAAAAGAAGCCAAAGCCATGTGGCATATGCTTCTTTTCAATAGCAAAGACCTGCAAGTTTCCTTTCATGATGTATTGGCAAACGACAAAATTGGAAGTTGTTACTGGGAAGCAGCCTATACATTTTCAGGCAGTGGCAGGAAAGTATTGAATGTGATAACCGCAGCATTTGAGTTCAGAGATGGAAAAATATTTCGTCATACTGATCATTTTGATCTCTGGAAATGGTCACGTATGGCATTGGGCACGCCGGGAATTTTGCTGGGATGGAGCCCATTCCTGCAAAACAAAATCAGGAAACAGGCAGCCACCGCACTCAACAAGTTTATCGTTGCTCATCCTGAATACAAATAAATCGAAGCAGAAATTACTGCTGCAAAAAATTGCAACAAATATCTTGTTCCGGTATAAATACGTTCATTGTATTCATTCTTAAAAATTCTTACCCAAATTTGTCCTATACCTGTTCCGTCAAACGTTACCAAACACTTCAAACCCTTCAAACATTTTAAATCCTTAAACTTCCATGAAAGAATTTCTCTTCATTTTTCGCGGCGGTGATGCCGGTGCACTGCAAGGTTCACCCGAAGCCATGCAACAACACACCCAAAAATGGATCAACTGGATGCAGAAATTAGCTGCTGATGGCAAGATGATTGGCGGACAGCCATTAAGTACAGATGGCAAAGTGCTGACAGGAAAAAACAAAAAAATAACTGATGGCCCATATGCTGAGGGAAAAGAATTGATCGGTGGTTACCTGCTCGTACATGCTGATAATTATGACGAAGCTGTTGAAATTTCTAAAGATTGTCCGGGTTTGGAATTGGACGGTTCGGTGGAAATCCGTCAAATCCAGGAAATACAAATGTGATATTCCGGTAGCGGATCAATACGCTGGACAGGTTGTAGCTATATTGCCTGTTTCCTTTTCTAATTCACCAAAGCTTTCCGCGTGAAAGGTTCACTATCGATCACCGAAACAATTGATCACCTTTTCCGCCATGAATACGGCAAAATTGTTTCCGTGCTTACGCGCATCTTCGGCATGCACAACCTCGAACTGGCAGAGGACATTGTGCATGATACTTTGCTGAAAGCACTCGAGCAATGGCGTTTCTCCGGCATGCCTGAAAATCCTTCTGCATGGTTTTACAAAGTGGCAAAAAACAAAGCCATTGATGTAATACGCCGTGAAAAACGCCACCGGAAATTTGCTGCAGATGTTGCGCCATTGCTTCAATCTGAATATACGCTCGTTCCCACCATTAAAGAATTGTTCAACGAAAACGAGGTTCAGGACGATGTGCTCCGGATGATGTTCGCATGCTGCCAGCCTGCTATTCCGTCAGAATCGCAGGTAGCGCTGATATTGAAAACACTTTGCGGATTCAGCATCGAAGAAATTGCAAAAGCGTTTCTCACCAATCCGGAAACCATCAACAAACGATTGTACCGTGCGCGCCAGCAATTTCGCGAAGGGGAAGTGAAGTTTGAAATTCCACAACCGCATCAATTGGAAGCGCGGCTGGAAAACGTGCTCACTGCGCTGTACCTTTTATTTAATGAAGGTTACAATTCCACCAGCAATGACCAACTGGTTCGTAAAGACCTGGTGGTGGAAGCGTCAAGACTTTGTTTTTTGCTGACTCAAAATAAGATTACAGATTCGCCAAAAGTTAATGCCTTGCTTTCGCTCATGTTGTTTCACGCTTCACGCATCAATACCAGACTCGATGATCAGCACAACATTCTTTTACTTGCCGATCAGGATCGTACGCAATGGGACCGCGACCTGATTGAAGCGGGCGTTCGGTATTTTGAAAAGTCGATGCAGGAGGAACCCTATAATTTTTATCAATTACAGGCAGGCATCGCATTACAACATGCTGTTGCCCCTTCTTTTGAACATACAGACTGGTCAACCATTCTTGCATTGTACACTATCATTTGCAGCTTGTTTCCTTCGCCGGTGGCTTTTCTCAATCGTGCAATTGTGCTTGCGCAGATTGATGGACCACTGTGTGGGATCGAAGAAATAAACAACCTGCCGGGAAAAGAAAAACTCAGCACTTATTACCTGCTGCCGGCCACATTAGGTGATTTATACCTAAGAGCGGGAAATAAAGAGGAGGCAAAAAAAAACCTCTTACAAGCCTTGTCACTTACGCATGCTCCCGCGGAAAAAAAATTGTTGCAGAGCAAATTGGAACAATGTGAAGGCTAATCAAAACAGAATAGAATTTTTCTTTTGAGAAAATCCGCGATAAAGGAAGCTTTCGTAAGCATGGACTTATATCCCCCTTGAAATGATTTGGAAAATACAGATTTTAGGAAATGAGTAGTGATGACACTTCAAAAAACTTTCGGAACTCAAACTGCTACCGTGAAAAGACACCCATCACCTTCTTACCATTATTTTTTCCCGCACATAATCATAGCCAATTTTTGAAAACAAAACATACACTCCGGGCGATAAATCAGAAAGATCAATGTCAAGAGTTGATTGCGAATCAAGAGTAACAAAATGGTGCTGCACGATCTGTCCCAGCATATTCACCACACGCAAATCCATATCGCCATCAGTAGGATTTTGAATAAGAATTGTGAGCGGTCCGTCTGTAGGAATTGGTGAAATAGTAAATGAATTTTTGGTAATAGTGCTGATAACGGTAAAACTATTGTCGGCTGTATCATTAAAAATAAATTCATCCTGCTGATTATTGGGAAGTGAACTCCACGCAATTCCAATATGATCACCTTCACTGGTAAAATATAAGTCGTCAAAATAAACCGGAGTTGACTGACCTGTTGGAAGACTGCCGTTAAAATGATACACTGCCGGATCCTGGCCGTCAACCTGGTAATACACATCAGCGCTCGTCAGTAAGTTCGTTCCACGATTGGCAAGCACAACGCCGGGTTTAAAAGAGAGATAATCAATAGTATCACTCGCATAATTGATTTTCGAAACGGAAGCATCATTGGCAAAATAAACACCCTGACAACCAGCCGGTGAAGTGAGAATACTCAGGCGTGGCCCATTCAGCGAAGCGGTCATCACT
The genomic region above belongs to Chitinophagaceae bacterium and contains:
- a CDS encoding nuclear transport factor 2 family protein — its product is MSASLIEKFYGSFNDKDFRTMQSCYHEEIIFSDAVFQSLAGKEAKAMWHMLLFNSKDLQVSFHDVLANDKIGSCYWEAAYTFSGSGRKVLNVITAAFEFRDGKIFRHTDHFDLWKWSRMALGTPGILLGWSPFLQNKIRKQAATALNKFIVAHPEYK
- a CDS encoding acetyl-CoA carboxylase biotin carboxyl carrier protein subunit, coding for MFKVTVNTDQEREIELSGNDFTINGRQGTWDKISIGNHRFHIVKDNRSYTCEVLQFVKEKKTFSIRVNGTVYQVQVKDRFDALLKQLGMEEAAVHKINAIKAPMPGLVLKVIVTEGQEINAGDSVLILEAMKMENVIKSPGTGIVKNIKVKAKDAVEKNQVLIELK
- a CDS encoding NAD(P)-dependent alcohol dehydrogenase — translated: MKAVVCNKYGPPEVAHLMEVDKPLPKDHEVLVKVYASTVNRTDAGFRSAEYFISRFWTGLIKPNHPILGCEFSGIIEETGKSVTTFKRGDKVFGFNDKTCGGHGEYLTIAETDAFTLIPDNLNFEEAAAITEGAHYALCDLRAAKVTSGQNVMVYGATGAIGSAAVQLLKVLGAHVTAICNTKNIELIKSLGADIIIDYQTEDFSKTEKRFDFIFDAVGKSSFGKCKSLLKKKGIYISTEFGKNAENVFLALTTPVWGRKKVLFPLPTINKEDVIYLKELVEKRMFRPVIDRQYKLEEIVEAYKYVESGQKTGNVIIKIQNE
- a CDS encoding sigma-70 family RNA polymerase sigma factor yields the protein MKGSLSITETIDHLFRHEYGKIVSVLTRIFGMHNLELAEDIVHDTLLKALEQWRFSGMPENPSAWFYKVAKNKAIDVIRREKRHRKFAADVAPLLQSEYTLVPTIKELFNENEVQDDVLRMMFACCQPAIPSESQVALILKTLCGFSIEEIAKAFLTNPETINKRLYRARQQFREGEVKFEIPQPHQLEARLENVLTALYLLFNEGYNSTSNDQLVRKDLVVEASRLCFLLTQNKITDSPKVNALLSLMLFHASRINTRLDDQHNILLLADQDRTQWDRDLIEAGVRYFEKSMQEEPYNFYQLQAGIALQHAVAPSFEHTDWSTILALYTIICSLFPSPVAFLNRAIVLAQIDGPLCGIEEINNLPGKEKLSTYYLLPATLGDLYLRAGNKEEAKKNLLQALSLTHAPAEKKLLQSKLEQCEG